One genomic segment of Intestinimonas butyriciproducens includes these proteins:
- a CDS encoding PLP-dependent aminotransferase family protein, with protein MLTPVLDPSLGRPLYEQLYLQLRRDIESGSLIAGEKLPSKRALSAHLKVSVVTVEGAYGQLLAEGYIRSEPKRGFFVSPLEIASPPAQQAPSVPVSEAAAAPVPEYDFATNAVDAVHFPFSTWAKLMRQVLTREDSGLLSAIEPQGVPALRAAIVQYLHDFRGITASPDQVVVGAGSEYLIGILFQLLGREGGYAVEDPGYLKVSRILAHQGALVCPIPLDDQGLRVDALRWSGARVVHVTPSHHYPLGTVMPVGRRRELLSWAAEIPERYIIEDDYDSEFRFSGRPIPALQSLDGGERVVYLNTFAKSLAPSLRIGYMVLPPHLAERYRRDFLFYSSTVPSFEQYTLSRFLEGGHFERHIARMRVEYRDRKAALAACVRDFGIPGTLSGADAGLHMLLRMENGLSEETLVRRAAEYGVAVYPLSDCCLTPPPPDAPPTLVMGYARLKVADMISAFRRLQRAWL; from the coding sequence ATGCTGACGCCCGTACTGGACCCCTCGCTGGGCCGCCCGCTCTATGAACAGCTCTATCTCCAGCTCCGCCGCGACATCGAGTCCGGCTCCCTGATAGCCGGTGAAAAGCTGCCCTCCAAGCGCGCCCTCTCCGCCCACCTCAAGGTGAGCGTGGTGACGGTGGAGGGTGCCTATGGCCAGCTTCTGGCCGAGGGCTATATCCGCTCCGAACCCAAGCGCGGCTTTTTTGTCTCGCCTCTGGAGATCGCCTCACCCCCAGCCCAACAGGCGCCTTCCGTGCCTGTTTCGGAGGCGGCGGCCGCCCCCGTCCCGGAGTATGATTTTGCCACCAACGCTGTGGACGCCGTCCATTTTCCCTTTTCCACCTGGGCCAAGCTGATGCGCCAAGTGCTCACCCGGGAGGACAGCGGACTTCTTTCCGCCATCGAGCCCCAGGGCGTCCCTGCCCTGCGGGCGGCCATCGTCCAATATCTCCATGATTTCCGGGGCATCACCGCCAGCCCCGATCAAGTGGTGGTGGGAGCCGGTTCGGAGTATCTCATCGGCATCCTCTTTCAGCTCCTGGGCCGTGAGGGAGGGTACGCAGTGGAGGACCCCGGTTACCTGAAGGTGAGCCGTATTCTGGCCCATCAGGGGGCCCTGGTCTGCCCCATTCCGCTGGACGACCAGGGGCTGCGTGTGGATGCCCTGCGCTGGTCCGGCGCCAGGGTGGTCCACGTGACCCCCTCCCACCACTATCCCCTGGGCACTGTCATGCCCGTGGGGCGGCGGCGTGAGCTCCTCTCCTGGGCCGCCGAGATCCCGGAGCGGTACATCATTGAAGACGATTACGACAGCGAGTTCCGCTTTTCCGGTCGTCCCATCCCCGCCCTCCAGAGTCTGGACGGCGGGGAGAGAGTGGTATACCTCAATACCTTTGCCAAAAGTCTGGCCCCCTCCCTACGCATCGGCTATATGGTGTTGCCCCCCCATCTGGCGGAGCGCTACCGTCGCGATTTTCTCTTCTACTCTTCTACGGTCCCCTCCTTTGAGCAGTACACCCTCTCCCGCTTCCTGGAGGGAGGACATTTCGAGCGTCACATCGCCCGGATGCGGGTGGAGTACCGGGACCGCAAGGCCGCCTTGGCCGCCTGCGTCCGTGACTTCGGCATCCCCGGGACCCTGTCCGGGGCGGATGCCGGGCTCCACATGCTCCTGCGCATGGAAAACGGTCTCAGTGAGGAGACGCTGGTCCGCCGGGCGGCGGAATACGGGGTGGCGGTGTACCCGCTCTCCGACTGCTGTCTCACTCCGCCGCCGCCCGACGCGCCTCCCACCCTGGTCATGGGATACGCCCGTCTCAAGGTGGCGGATATGATTTCTGCCTTTCGCCGCCTCCAGCGCGCCTGGCTATAA
- a CDS encoding response regulator transcription factor: protein MHETILVVDDDREIVGAIAILLEKEGYRVIRAYNGMEALDRVMDPAVRLLLIDVMMPRLDGLSAVMRIRDRRNLPIIVLSARSEETDKILGLSVGADDYVTKPFSPQELAARVRSQLRRYTRLGDVHGEARQDEIVNGRLVYRPGDLVLAADGEPVRLTATETRIVDLLMRNLGRIFPAEEIYRRVWEGECYAPENTVMVHIRRIREKIELNPRQPEYLKVVWGIGYKMEKKT, encoded by the coding sequence ATGCATGAGACCATTTTAGTGGTGGATGACGACCGGGAGATCGTGGGCGCCATCGCCATCCTGCTGGAGAAAGAGGGCTATCGGGTAATCAGGGCCTACAACGGTATGGAGGCCCTGGACCGGGTCATGGACCCGGCGGTGCGGCTGCTGCTCATCGACGTGATGATGCCTCGGCTGGACGGCCTCTCCGCCGTCATGCGGATCCGGGACAGGCGGAATCTGCCCATCATCGTCCTCTCCGCCCGCAGCGAGGAGACGGACAAGATCCTGGGCCTCTCGGTAGGCGCAGACGACTATGTGACCAAGCCCTTCAGCCCCCAGGAGCTGGCGGCCCGGGTCCGCAGTCAGCTCCGGCGGTACACCCGACTGGGGGATGTCCACGGAGAGGCCCGGCAGGACGAGATCGTCAATGGGCGGCTCGTCTACCGCCCCGGAGATCTGGTGCTGGCCGCCGACGGAGAGCCGGTGCGTCTCACCGCCACCGAGACCCGGATCGTGGACCTGCTGATGCGGAACCTGGGGCGCATTTTTCCGGCCGAGGAGATCTACCGCCGGGTGTGGGAGGGGGAGTGCTATGCCCCCGAGAACACCGTGATGGTCCATATCCGCCGGATTCGGGAAAAGATCGAGCTCAATCCCAGGCAGCCGGAATATCTGAAGGTGGTGTGGGGAATTGGTTACAAGATGGAAAAAAAGACTTAG
- a CDS encoding sensor histidine kinase, whose translation MVTRWKKRLSLLALVLGVDLLLVGLAGAVFAGAVLLPGGYSPQDAFQAGYQNTALFRREIEDQLESALRLARSADKSSWYSMEEEGSNLLCQLMIRSASGAWQTVYSNTETALAGGSPVGYNFALTYDGGRVSIHKDGEALDIYGDGVYTPDSLWDVPGYSNRPAEEGDGDIRVYLAAIAQPVRVRGCYSSLYELQQGLTIARWFYLGECAVLGLALLLLLLAFLWRDARREARLALARRTGPVWFECKVLAVTAPPFLAPLFCLGFFARAFFSYAAALAVAATFCLAYPWLLYLAGCDLRHNEKPWRHSLCCALAGRVGRALRKLRAALSAAELALPLQRRFLRRGLVAAVCILLLSIAAWFLLYLLFYNVPFYYFNFWHQCFFSLLLATALVLLLLAPMVWLLRRGWDLLRQLGPFTARLSAVRSGDLTAPLELPADSDLRQAAEDLNGIHQGMRAALEERMKSERMKVELIANVSHDLKTPLTSVISYAELLREEEDLPEHVQDYIRILNDKAQRLSVMVQDVFEVSKAASGELSLHTERLDLGKLLRQTLADMDEAVSQSSLTFRTELPEAPVWITADGDRLYRVFQNLVQNVLEYSLEGSRVYVTLDAGKDAATVRLKNISRTELPPGVDFTARFVRGDQSRTDGGSGLGLAIASSFTAACGGALRVSTDADLFTVEVEFPLSR comes from the coding sequence TTGGTTACAAGATGGAAAAAAAGACTTAGCCTGCTGGCCCTGGTACTGGGGGTGGACCTTTTGCTGGTGGGGCTCGCCGGCGCGGTGTTTGCCGGGGCGGTGCTTCTTCCCGGCGGGTACAGCCCCCAGGACGCGTTCCAGGCCGGCTATCAGAACACAGCCCTCTTCCGGCGGGAAATCGAAGATCAGTTGGAGTCGGCGCTCCGGCTGGCCCGGAGCGCCGACAAGAGCAGTTGGTACTCCATGGAAGAGGAGGGCAGCAATCTGCTCTGCCAGCTCATGATACGCTCCGCCTCCGGCGCCTGGCAGACCGTGTACAGCAACACAGAGACGGCGCTCGCCGGCGGCTCCCCCGTCGGGTACAACTTCGCCCTGACCTATGACGGCGGTCGCGTCTCCATCCACAAGGACGGGGAGGCGCTGGACATCTATGGCGACGGCGTCTATACGCCGGACAGCCTCTGGGACGTGCCGGGTTACAGCAACCGTCCGGCGGAAGAGGGGGACGGTGACATCCGGGTCTATCTGGCCGCCATTGCCCAGCCGGTCCGCGTCCGGGGCTGTTATAGCAGTCTCTATGAGCTCCAGCAGGGCTTGACCATAGCCCGCTGGTTCTACCTGGGGGAATGCGCCGTGCTCGGCCTCGCCCTTCTTCTGCTGCTCCTGGCCTTTTTATGGCGGGATGCCCGCCGGGAGGCCCGCCTGGCCCTGGCCCGGCGCACGGGACCGGTCTGGTTCGAGTGCAAGGTCCTGGCGGTCACCGCTCCCCCTTTTCTGGCACCGCTGTTCTGCCTTGGTTTCTTTGCGCGCGCTTTCTTCTCTTATGCAGCCGCTCTGGCCGTAGCAGCGACGTTCTGTCTGGCGTACCCCTGGCTACTCTATCTGGCGGGCTGTGACCTGCGGCATAATGAGAAGCCTTGGCGCCACAGTCTGTGCTGCGCCCTGGCGGGACGGGTCGGTCGGGCCCTCCGCAAGCTCCGCGCCGCCCTCTCCGCTGCCGAACTCGCCCTTCCCCTTCAGCGCCGCTTCCTCCGGCGGGGGCTCGTGGCGGCGGTCTGTATCCTCCTGCTCAGTATCGCGGCATGGTTTCTCCTATACCTGCTGTTTTATAACGTTCCTTTCTATTATTTTAACTTCTGGCACCAGTGCTTCTTTTCCCTGCTTCTGGCCACCGCCCTCGTCTTGCTGCTCCTGGCCCCCATGGTCTGGCTTCTGCGCAGGGGCTGGGACCTGCTCCGGCAGCTCGGCCCCTTCACTGCCCGGCTTTCCGCCGTCCGGAGCGGAGACCTGACCGCTCCGCTGGAACTGCCTGCGGACTCCGATCTCCGGCAGGCAGCGGAGGACCTCAATGGTATCCATCAGGGGATGCGTGCCGCCCTGGAGGAGCGGATGAAGAGCGAGCGGATGAAAGTAGAGCTCATCGCCAACGTCTCCCACGATCTCAAGACTCCCCTCACCTCGGTCATCAGCTATGCCGAGCTGCTCCGTGAGGAGGAGGACCTGCCTGAGCATGTGCAGGACTATATCCGCATCCTCAACGACAAAGCCCAGCGGCTCAGCGTCATGGTCCAGGATGTGTTCGAAGTGAGCAAGGCCGCCTCCGGAGAGCTCTCCCTCCACACGGAGCGGTTGGACTTGGGGAAGCTTCTCCGCCAAACGCTGGCAGACATGGACGAGGCGGTCTCCCAGAGCTCCCTTACCTTCCGTACCGAGCTCCCGGAGGCGCCCGTATGGATCACAGCCGACGGAGACCGTCTCTACCGCGTGTTTCAGAACCTTGTCCAGAACGTGCTGGAATACTCGCTGGAGGGCTCCAGAGTTTACGTGACCCTGGATGCGGGCAAAGATGCCGCCACAGTACGCCTCAAAAACATCTCCCGCACAGAGCTTCCCCCCGGCGTGGATTTTACCGCCCGGTTCGTCCGGGGCGACCAGAGCCGCACCGATGGAGGCAGCGGCTTGGGCCTGGCCATCGCCAGCAGCTTCACTGCCGCCTGCGGGGGCGCCCTGCGGGTAAGCACCGACGCCGATCTCTTTACCGTGGAGGTGGAATTCCCCCTGTCCCGGTGA
- a CDS encoding GGDEF domain-containing protein: protein MADSIDRAIVEGRVYPSASDILPGGTATAALPNWSLLRLSPGLLALTGWESAEALIQASGGALYDLFCPEDRPCILAALESLLASAGRIKAEYRLLRRSLPPLWVTLCAGLVDTEALGIHLECFLLDLSDLRRAEAELSERCQTLAEQARRETMTGLLNKDAFRLDVRTYLSAAGPEETYALLVTDLDDFKRFNDRYGHTFGDQVLLAFAAILSRSFGPGALCGRYGGDEFVVFLPGTAPRTAEEALHGLYRNLKCRRKGDPMFQCSVGAACGKGPAEYSRLFDRADAALYRAKRAGKNRFQMDRGGL, encoded by the coding sequence GTGGCGGATTCCATTGACCGCGCCATTGTAGAGGGGCGTGTCTATCCTTCGGCTTCCGACATTTTGCCCGGAGGCACGGCGACGGCGGCCCTGCCCAACTGGTCCCTGCTGCGGCTGAGTCCCGGGCTGCTGGCGTTGACCGGCTGGGAGAGCGCCGAGGCCCTCATCCAGGCCTCCGGCGGTGCGCTATACGATCTCTTCTGCCCGGAGGACCGCCCCTGCATCCTCGCCGCGCTGGAATCCCTCCTTGCCTCTGCCGGTCGGATCAAGGCGGAATACCGCCTGCTCCGGCGGAGTCTTCCCCCCCTCTGGGTCACGCTGTGTGCCGGTCTGGTGGACACGGAGGCGCTGGGGATTCATCTGGAGTGCTTTCTTTTGGATCTCAGCGACCTGCGGCGGGCGGAGGCGGAGCTCTCCGAGCGCTGCCAGACGCTGGCGGAGCAGGCCCGGCGGGAGACCATGACCGGCCTTCTCAACAAGGACGCCTTTCGCCTGGACGTCCGCACCTACCTTTCCGCCGCCGGGCCGGAGGAGACCTACGCCCTGTTGGTGACCGACCTGGACGACTTCAAACGGTTCAACGACCGCTACGGCCACACCTTTGGGGATCAGGTCCTGCTGGCCTTTGCCGCCATCCTGTCCCGCAGTTTTGGGCCCGGTGCCCTGTGCGGACGGTATGGGGGAGACGAGTTTGTGGTCTTTCTGCCCGGGACCGCTCCCCGGACCGCTGAGGAGGCCCTTCACGGGCTCTACCGCAACCTGAAGTGCCGCCGGAAGGGGGACCCCATGTTCCAGTGCAGCGTCGGCGCCGCCTGCGGTAAGGGGCCGGCAGAATACAGCCGGCTCTTTGACCGGGCGGACGCCGCCCTTTACCGGGCCAAACGTGCGGGCAAAAACCGGTTCCAGATGGATCGCGGGGGGCTATGA
- a CDS encoding GNAT family N-acetyltransferase — translation MKTGAGVIYCCQNTPWGPHPRRNGGIPMEFRYEAERIYLTDDHGRMAAEITFHQRSDRAMSIDHTYVSPELQGRGVAADLVKAAADRFRARGLKAVPVCSYAVKWFAQHPEEQDLLKNPSV, via the coding sequence ATGAAAACCGGCGCGGGTGTGATATACTGCTGCCAGAATACGCCGTGGGGCCCTCATCCGCGGCGGAACGGAGGCATCCCTATGGAATTTCGATATGAGGCCGAGCGCATTTATCTCACCGACGATCACGGACGCATGGCCGCAGAGATCACGTTTCACCAGCGGTCCGACCGGGCCATGTCCATCGATCACACCTATGTCTCCCCTGAGCTCCAGGGGAGGGGCGTCGCCGCGGACCTGGTCAAAGCCGCCGCGGACCGTTTCCGCGCCAGAGGTCTCAAGGCCGTTCCCGTGTGTTCTTACGCGGTGAAATGGTTTGCGCAACACCCCGAGGAACAGGACCTGCTCAAAAACCCGAGCGTCTGA
- a CDS encoding bifunctional metallophosphatase/5'-nucleotidase has protein sequence MKHGKKLLSVLLALVMVLALLPSAAFAAEGEKHITILGTSDMHGNIWGFSYEDSKETDNNGMARLYTYIQQVRAENPNTILIDAGDDIQGTIMTDDIYNKIPEEPHPVVAAMNYMGYDAMTLGNHEFNWGIDTMQKILSQAQFPVLAANVKDASGGFVTGAGWTIVEKDGVKVAVIGVVTPDVPIWDGGKEGVEACTYEAANTAVKNAIAEIGDGADAIVVSAHMGMYAEFDEDGGSDSAQKILDDNPEIDVLQVAHNHVVVSETQGDTVIGGVRNGGRDIARFDLTLDQNNHVTDATVEIVDMTGVTPSQALRDIELVKESHQKTIDFITGGGAGEDGEGGAALGSTTAKFQPADEIAGLPEGKLQDTAVMDLINKVQLENSGADVSAAALFKDTSDLPEGDINYGNIFDIYKFDNTLYRVTVTGKELKGYMEWAAACYNQWVPGDINISFDPEYPGYLYDMFAGVDYEIDLSQPKGERIKNVMFKGAPLQDDQTLTLAVNNYRYSSALKAQNLIAGKKEWESSNSIRDMIVAYLAEHSPISPEVDNNWKIVGVDLSLDDPRRQEIIDLVNAGRLDTPYDKSYNLADYDAIIASAAPAGNVAVNGTVVGSAFTYQIDDGAVYYRLRDLAFALKDTSVAFNVEWNGQMVVITKGAAYTAEPIQDSPMSPAFMETTLSVLADGQVEVAAALMSPGYHCITAEGLAALLGLSVTEADGVLTITAA, from the coding sequence ATGAAGCACGGCAAGAAACTGCTCTCCGTCCTGCTGGCCCTGGTCATGGTGCTGGCGCTGCTGCCCTCCGCGGCCTTTGCCGCCGAAGGGGAAAAGCACATCACCATCCTGGGCACCTCGGATATGCACGGCAATATCTGGGGCTTCAGCTACGAGGACAGCAAGGAGACCGACAACAATGGCATGGCCCGCCTGTACACCTATATCCAACAGGTGCGCGCCGAGAACCCGAACACCATCCTCATCGACGCCGGGGATGACATTCAGGGCACCATTATGACCGACGACATCTACAACAAGATTCCCGAAGAGCCCCACCCCGTCGTGGCCGCCATGAACTACATGGGCTATGACGCCATGACCCTGGGCAACCATGAGTTCAACTGGGGCATCGACACCATGCAGAAGATCCTTTCTCAGGCACAGTTCCCCGTCCTGGCCGCCAATGTCAAGGACGCCTCCGGCGGCTTTGTCACCGGCGCGGGCTGGACCATTGTGGAGAAGGACGGCGTGAAGGTAGCCGTCATCGGCGTGGTCACCCCCGACGTGCCCATCTGGGACGGCGGCAAGGAGGGCGTGGAGGCCTGTACCTACGAGGCCGCCAATACCGCCGTCAAGAATGCCATCGCCGAGATCGGCGACGGTGCCGACGCGATCGTGGTCTCCGCCCACATGGGCATGTATGCCGAGTTCGATGAAGACGGCGGTTCTGATTCCGCCCAGAAGATCCTGGACGATAACCCCGAGATCGACGTGCTCCAGGTGGCCCACAACCATGTGGTGGTCAGTGAGACGCAGGGCGATACCGTCATCGGCGGCGTGCGCAACGGCGGCCGTGACATCGCTCGCTTTGACCTCACGCTGGATCAGAACAACCATGTCACCGACGCCACGGTGGAGATCGTGGACATGACCGGCGTAACCCCCAGCCAGGCCCTCCGCGACATTGAGCTGGTGAAGGAGTCCCACCAGAAGACCATCGACTTCATCACCGGCGGCGGCGCCGGCGAGGACGGAGAGGGCGGCGCAGCCCTGGGTTCCACCACCGCCAAGTTCCAGCCCGCGGACGAAATCGCCGGTCTGCCTGAGGGGAAGCTCCAGGATACCGCCGTGATGGACCTCATCAACAAGGTCCAACTGGAGAATTCCGGCGCCGATGTCTCCGCCGCCGCCCTCTTCAAGGACACCAGCGATCTGCCCGAGGGTGACATCAATTACGGCAATATCTTCGACATCTACAAGTTCGACAACACTCTCTATCGTGTCACCGTCACCGGCAAGGAGCTCAAAGGGTACATGGAATGGGCCGCCGCGTGCTACAACCAGTGGGTGCCCGGGGACATCAACATCTCCTTCGATCCCGAGTATCCCGGCTACCTCTATGACATGTTCGCCGGTGTGGACTACGAGATCGACCTGAGTCAGCCCAAGGGCGAGCGCATCAAAAACGTCATGTTCAAGGGCGCGCCCCTCCAGGACGACCAGACTCTGACCCTGGCGGTGAACAACTACCGTTATTCCTCCGCCCTGAAGGCGCAGAACCTCATCGCAGGCAAGAAGGAGTGGGAGTCCTCCAACTCCATCCGCGATATGATCGTGGCCTATCTGGCTGAGCACTCCCCCATCTCTCCCGAGGTGGACAACAACTGGAAGATCGTGGGTGTGGATCTGAGCCTGGACGACCCCCGCCGCCAGGAGATCATCGACCTGGTGAACGCCGGACGGCTGGATACCCCCTACGACAAGAGCTATAATCTGGCCGATTACGACGCCATCATCGCCAGCGCCGCGCCCGCCGGCAATGTTGCGGTGAACGGCACGGTAGTGGGTTCCGCCTTTACCTACCAAATCGACGACGGCGCCGTCTACTACCGTCTCCGCGATCTGGCCTTTGCCCTGAAGGACACCTCCGTTGCCTTCAATGTAGAGTGGAACGGCCAGATGGTGGTCATCACCAAGGGCGCGGCCTATACGGCCGAGCCTATCCAGGACTCTCCTATGAGCCCTGCCTTCATGGAAACCACCCTCTCCGTCCTGGCTGATGGCCAGGTGGAGGTCGCCGCCGCCCTCATGTCCCCCGGTTATCACTGTATCACCGCTGAGGGTCTGGCCGCCCTGCTGGGACTCTCTGTCACCGAAGCCGACGGCGTACTCACCATTACCGCCGCCTGA
- a CDS encoding Dabb family protein, translated as MIRHMIFWNLAEENADRVETERFLKETFAAMVGAVPGLRAAHIGFDQGLGTHGVGLSCDLDSMEALAAYQDYPPHVAFKRWAKVHLKDRCCVDLEVAE; from the coding sequence ATGATCCGACATATGATCTTCTGGAATCTGGCCGAGGAAAACGCCGACCGGGTCGAAACCGAGCGCTTTCTCAAGGAGACCTTCGCCGCCATGGTGGGGGCCGTCCCCGGCCTGCGCGCGGCCCACATCGGCTTTGACCAGGGGCTTGGCACCCACGGCGTGGGCCTCTCCTGCGACCTGGACAGCATGGAGGCCCTGGCCGCCTACCAGGACTACCCCCCTCATGTGGCTTTTAAACGCTGGGCCAAGGTCCATTTGAAAGATCGCTGCTGTGTGGACCTGGAGGTGGCAGAATGA
- a CDS encoding pyridoxal phosphate-dependent aminotransferase — protein MNLPESLIQMGSKRNIMREIREYGLLRAREVGAEKVLDFSLGNPSVEPPRRVNDFIRELLSGPEAASVHGYTTAQGELGVREKLAASLTRRFGGPYDAGDLYLTVGAAAALCCCFRALACPGDQFILLAPFFTEYTYFITGNGGEPVVVPPDYATFQPDLGALERAITSHTKAVVVNSPNNPSGVVYTAETLSAMAELLRRKAAEYGHPIYLISDEPYREIVFEGFSVPWLPDFYDDTLVCYSYSKSLSLPGERIGYILIGKPVADREALYAAICGAGRVLGYVNAPSLFQRVAAECDGLTSDLTVYQTNRDLLYHGLTELGYTCVEPGGTFYLMVKSPEPDAAAFCERAKRYDLLFPPTDDFHCPGWCRIAFCTATETVQKALPLFKKLAAEYGLN, from the coding sequence ATGAATCTGCCGGAATCCCTCATCCAAATGGGCTCCAAGCGCAATATTATGCGTGAGATCCGGGAATACGGCCTTCTCCGTGCCCGGGAGGTGGGCGCGGAGAAGGTGCTGGACTTCTCCCTGGGTAATCCCAGTGTGGAACCGCCCCGACGGGTCAACGACTTCATTCGGGAGCTGCTCAGCGGCCCGGAGGCCGCCTCCGTCCATGGCTATACCACCGCCCAGGGAGAGCTGGGCGTCCGGGAAAAGCTGGCGGCCTCCCTCACCCGCCGCTTCGGAGGGCCCTATGACGCCGGGGACCTCTACCTCACGGTGGGCGCGGCGGCGGCCCTGTGCTGCTGCTTCCGGGCCTTGGCTTGCCCCGGAGACCAGTTCATCCTCCTGGCCCCCTTCTTCACCGAGTATACCTACTTCATCACCGGAAACGGCGGAGAGCCGGTGGTGGTCCCTCCGGACTACGCCACCTTTCAGCCCGACCTGGGCGCCCTGGAGCGGGCCATCACCTCCCACACCAAAGCGGTAGTGGTGAATTCCCCCAACAATCCCTCCGGCGTGGTCTATACCGCCGAGACCCTGAGCGCTATGGCGGAGCTTCTGCGCCGAAAGGCCGCTGAATACGGCCACCCCATCTATCTCATCTCCGATGAGCCCTACCGCGAGATCGTCTTCGAGGGCTTTTCCGTCCCCTGGCTCCCGGACTTCTACGACGACACGCTGGTGTGCTACTCCTACAGCAAATCTCTCTCCCTGCCCGGCGAGCGGATCGGCTATATCCTGATCGGCAAGCCGGTGGCGGACCGTGAGGCCCTGTATGCCGCCATCTGCGGCGCGGGCCGGGTGCTGGGCTACGTCAACGCCCCCAGCCTCTTCCAGCGGGTGGCCGCCGAGTGCGACGGACTCACCTCCGACCTCACCGTCTACCAGACCAATCGGGACCTCCTCTATCACGGCCTCACCGAGCTGGGCTACACCTGCGTGGAGCCCGGCGGCACCTTCTACCTGATGGTCAAATCTCCGGAGCCCGACGCCGCCGCCTTCTGTGAACGGGCCAAACGCTACGACCTTCTCTTCCCCCCCACCGACGACTTCCACTGTCCCGGTTGGTGCCGCATCGCCTTCTGCACCGCCACTGAAACGGTGCAAAAAGCCCTCCCCCTTTTCAAAAAGCTGGCGGCAGAGTACGGCCTGAACTGA
- a CDS encoding ECF transporter S component, with protein sequence MNRRFDPRTLAFLGMMTALVFASNYARIIMPIAIGGRTSFTLANIVCVLSGLLLGPIGGLASGLGSALYDLTNPLYAAECWITFLTKGVMGLVAGLLVRRQAREGELSYARCLAGAVCGCLAYYVLYFAKSFFYDGLLVEGLQPGVALAALPLKIPASVFNAAVAIIAAPPLALALQAALKRSGLTLRRA encoded by the coding sequence ATGAATCGCCGTTTTGATCCCCGGACGCTGGCCTTCCTGGGGATGATGACCGCCCTGGTCTTTGCCAGCAATTACGCCCGCATTATCATGCCCATCGCCATCGGTGGGCGTACCTCGTTCACCCTGGCCAACATCGTCTGCGTGCTCTCCGGGCTGCTGCTGGGGCCCATCGGGGGGCTGGCCTCCGGGCTGGGCTCCGCCCTCTATGACCTCACCAATCCCCTCTATGCAGCCGAGTGCTGGATCACCTTCCTCACCAAGGGTGTCATGGGACTGGTGGCCGGCCTGCTGGTGCGCCGGCAGGCCAGGGAGGGAGAGTTGAGCTACGCCCGGTGCCTGGCGGGGGCGGTATGCGGATGCCTTGCCTATTATGTGCTCTATTTCGCCAAGAGCTTTTTCTATGACGGACTGTTGGTGGAGGGGCTCCAGCCCGGAGTGGCGCTGGCCGCGCTCCCGCTGAAAATCCCCGCGTCAGTCTTCAACGCCGCCGTGGCCATCATTGCCGCGCCGCCGCTGGCTTTGGCCCTCCAGGCCGCCCTCAAGCGCAGCGGACTTACCCTGCGCCGGGCGTGA